A genomic segment from Myxocyprinus asiaticus isolate MX2 ecotype Aquarium Trade chromosome 36, UBuf_Myxa_2, whole genome shotgun sequence encodes:
- the eif2ak1 gene encoding eukaryotic translation initiation factor 2-alpha kinase 1 isoform X1: protein MDSDEYDIMDLIAKVIAEVSNSDNNCEVLLVGKQYPSIQEFASAIPNQLLLGSLLEHLCFVYQSDPTRSRMLFKVIGQRLAAMNLLSPLAISDEFSTVRLQHNRAFRELLHATSPSLFPQDHRYLSAEGQTLRTKDGLFQAQTSRYLSEFEEIAKLGKGSYGIVFKVTNKLDGQEYAVKKILIKKVTRDDCMKVLREVKVLSSLQHPNIIGYHTAWMEHVQPTVRNPKSLVSQIFPALEKSSQKEGSTQESTDSSSGSFIVFEHSDQLKDNQVTLESFSVKPSTSKEEIGHAVCPKNVHNPQNFVPCVFLGKPGTTVNKCPAANWDSSTLSKDDLSKTKLELNKNSHTDMDTREWSEKLAHEIQFHLMLYIQMQLCERSLKDWIQERNTRTMEELSISQDPCESADCEQALNIFKKILEGVEYIHSRGIMHRDLKPRNIFLHGPECHVKIGDFGLACKNIIMDKHDQLPYNSKTVNTDLSHTRGVGTFVYAAPEQLEGSNYDSMSDMYSIGVIALELFQPFGTEMERVHTLGELRKGQVPNTLSKNCPILAKYIRLLTSSGPSIRPSACQLLQSDIFSTNDMVIHSLKRKIDEQEEELVQLRRKISELQISQNAKHSPEKT, encoded by the exons ATGGATTCCGATGAATATGACATTATGGACTTAATTGCTAAAGTTATTGCTGAAG TCTCAAACTCCGACAATAACTGTGAGGTGCTGCTGGTGGGGAAACAGTACCCATCAATCCAGGAATTTGCTTCTGCCATTCCCAACCAACTACTCCTGGGATCCCTACTGGAACACTTGTGCTTTGTTTACCAGAGTGACCCTACACGTTCACGCATGCTGTTCAAGG TGATAGGCCAGCGTTTAGCAGCCATGAACCTCCTCTCTCCATTGGCCATCAGTGATGAGTTTAGCACAGTTCGTCTGCAGCACAACCGGGCATTCAGAGAGCTCCTGCATGCAACCAGCCCTTCACTTTTTCCGCAG GATCATCGATACTTGAGTGCAGAAGGCCAGACTCTAAG AACCAAAGATGGTCTTTTCCAAGCCCAAACATCCCGTTACCTTAGTGAATTTGAAGAAATCGCAAAACTGGGTAAAGGATCATATGGCATAGTGTTTAAG gttacaaacaagCTGGATGGTCAGGAATACGCAGTgaaaaaaattctcatcaagaaaGTAACTAGAGATGACTGCATGAAG gTTCTTAGAGAAGTTAAAGTGCTCTCTAGCCTTCAGCATCCAAACATCATTGGATATCACACTGCATGGATGGAGCATGTTCAGCCTACTGTGAGAA ATCCCAAATCTCTTGTTTCTCAAATATTTCCAGCCTTAGAGAAATCTTCACAGAAAGAAGG ATCCACACAGGAAAGCACTGACAGCAGCAGTGGATCGTTCATTGTTTTTGAACATTCTGACCAACTAAAAGACAATCAAGTTACATTAGAAAGCTTCTCAGTGAAGCCGTCAACGTCAAAAGAGGAAATTGGTCATGCTGTGTGCCCTAAAAATGTCCACAACCCTCAGAACTTTGTTCCATGTGTGTTCCTGGGAAAGCCTGGCACTACAGTGAACAAATGCCCAGCAGCTAATTGGGACAGCTCGACACTCTCAAAGGACGACCTCAGTAAAACCAAACTGGAATTAAACAAAAACTCTCACACTGATATGGACACTCGTGAATGGTCCGAAAAGCTGGCACATGAG ATTCAGTTTCACTTAATGCTTTATATACAAATGCAACTGTGTGAGCGATCCTTGAAAGACTGGATACAGGAGAGGAACACAAGAACTATGGAAGAACTGTCAATTTCACAAG ATCCTTGTGAGTCAGCTGACTGTGAACAAGCATTgaacatttttaagaaaatactTGAAGGAGTGGAATACATTCATTCCCGTGGAATTATGCACAGAGACCTAAAG cctAGAAACATTTTCCTTCATGGACCTGAATGCCATGTGAAAATAGGGGACTTCGGATTGGCATGCAAAAACATTATAATGGACAAACATGATCAGCTGCCCTACAACTCTAAAACTGTGAATACAG ACTTATCGCACACCCGTGGAGTGGGAACATTTGTTTACGCTGCACCTGAACAACTTGAGGGTTCTAACTATGATTCAATG TCAGATATGTATAGTATAGGAGTGATTGCGTTGGAGTTATTCCAGCCATTTGGGACTGAAATGGAACGTGTACACACACTTGGAGAACTGAGGAAGGGCCAGGTTCCTAATACGCTGTCCAAAAACTGTCCAATTTTGGCCAAGTATATCAGACTGCTGACCAGCTCTGGTCCTTCAATTAGACCAAGTGCATGCCAGTTACTACAGAGTGACATCTTCAGCACCAATGACATG GTTATCCACAGTTTAAAGCGCAAGATTGATGAGCAAGAAGAAGAACTCGTTCAGCTCAGGAGAAAGATCAGTGAGCTACAGATCTCTCAAAATGCAAAACACAGTCCAGAAAAGACATAA
- the eif2ak1 gene encoding eukaryotic translation initiation factor 2-alpha kinase 1 isoform X2 — translation MDSDEYDIMDLIAKVIAEVSNSDNNCEVLLVGKQYPSIQEFASAIPNQLLLGSLLEHLCFVYQSDPTRSRMLFKVIGQRLAAMNLLSPLAISDEFSTVRLQHNRAFRELLHATSPSLFPQDHRYLSAEGQTLRTKDGLFQAQTSRYLSEFEEIAKLGKGSYGIVFKVTNKLDGQEYAVKKILIKKVTRDDCMKVLREVKVLSSLQHPNIIGYHTAWMEHVQPTVRNPKSLVSQIFPALEKSSQKEGSTQESTDSSSGSFIVFEHSDQLKDNQVTLESFSVKPSTSKEEIGHAVCPKNVHNPQNFVPCVFLGKPGTTVNKCPAANWDSSTLSKDDLSKTKLELNKNSHTDMDTREWSEKLAHEIQFHLMLYIQMQLCERSLKDWIQERNTRTMEELSISQDPCESADCEQALNIFKKILEGVEYIHSRGIMHRDLKPRNIFLHGPECHVKIGDFGLACKNIIMDKHDQLPYNSKTVNTDLSHTRGVGTFVYAAPEQLEGSNYDSMVKSPDNIIYNYLVSI, via the exons ATGGATTCCGATGAATATGACATTATGGACTTAATTGCTAAAGTTATTGCTGAAG TCTCAAACTCCGACAATAACTGTGAGGTGCTGCTGGTGGGGAAACAGTACCCATCAATCCAGGAATTTGCTTCTGCCATTCCCAACCAACTACTCCTGGGATCCCTACTGGAACACTTGTGCTTTGTTTACCAGAGTGACCCTACACGTTCACGCATGCTGTTCAAGG TGATAGGCCAGCGTTTAGCAGCCATGAACCTCCTCTCTCCATTGGCCATCAGTGATGAGTTTAGCACAGTTCGTCTGCAGCACAACCGGGCATTCAGAGAGCTCCTGCATGCAACCAGCCCTTCACTTTTTCCGCAG GATCATCGATACTTGAGTGCAGAAGGCCAGACTCTAAG AACCAAAGATGGTCTTTTCCAAGCCCAAACATCCCGTTACCTTAGTGAATTTGAAGAAATCGCAAAACTGGGTAAAGGATCATATGGCATAGTGTTTAAG gttacaaacaagCTGGATGGTCAGGAATACGCAGTgaaaaaaattctcatcaagaaaGTAACTAGAGATGACTGCATGAAG gTTCTTAGAGAAGTTAAAGTGCTCTCTAGCCTTCAGCATCCAAACATCATTGGATATCACACTGCATGGATGGAGCATGTTCAGCCTACTGTGAGAA ATCCCAAATCTCTTGTTTCTCAAATATTTCCAGCCTTAGAGAAATCTTCACAGAAAGAAGG ATCCACACAGGAAAGCACTGACAGCAGCAGTGGATCGTTCATTGTTTTTGAACATTCTGACCAACTAAAAGACAATCAAGTTACATTAGAAAGCTTCTCAGTGAAGCCGTCAACGTCAAAAGAGGAAATTGGTCATGCTGTGTGCCCTAAAAATGTCCACAACCCTCAGAACTTTGTTCCATGTGTGTTCCTGGGAAAGCCTGGCACTACAGTGAACAAATGCCCAGCAGCTAATTGGGACAGCTCGACACTCTCAAAGGACGACCTCAGTAAAACCAAACTGGAATTAAACAAAAACTCTCACACTGATATGGACACTCGTGAATGGTCCGAAAAGCTGGCACATGAG ATTCAGTTTCACTTAATGCTTTATATACAAATGCAACTGTGTGAGCGATCCTTGAAAGACTGGATACAGGAGAGGAACACAAGAACTATGGAAGAACTGTCAATTTCACAAG ATCCTTGTGAGTCAGCTGACTGTGAACAAGCATTgaacatttttaagaaaatactTGAAGGAGTGGAATACATTCATTCCCGTGGAATTATGCACAGAGACCTAAAG cctAGAAACATTTTCCTTCATGGACCTGAATGCCATGTGAAAATAGGGGACTTCGGATTGGCATGCAAAAACATTATAATGGACAAACATGATCAGCTGCCCTACAACTCTAAAACTGTGAATACAG ACTTATCGCACACCCGTGGAGTGGGAACATTTGTTTACGCTGCACCTGAACAACTTGAGGGTTCTAACTATGATTCAATGGTAAAGAGTCCAGATAATA tcatttataattatttggtaAGTATatag
- the eif2ak1 gene encoding eukaryotic translation initiation factor 2-alpha kinase 1 isoform X3 produces the protein MDSDEYDIMDLIAKVIAEVSNSDNNCEVLLVGKQYPSIQEFASAIPNQLLLGSLLEHLCFVYQSDPTRSRMLFKVIGQRLAAMNLLSPLAISDEFSTVRLQHNRAFRELLHATSPSLFPQDHRYLSAEGQTLRTKDGLFQAQTSRYLSEFEEIAKLGKGSYGIVFKVTNKLDGQEYAVKKILIKKVTRDDCMKVRFLEKLKCSLAFSIQTSLDITLHGWSMFSLLSQISCFSNISSLREIFTERRIQFHLMLYIQMQLCERSLKDWIQERNTRTMEELSISQDPCESADCEQALNIFKKILEGVEYIHSRGIMHRDLKPRNIFLHGPECHVKIGDFGLACKNIIMDKHDQLPYNSKTVNTDLSHTRGVGTFVYAAPEQLEGSNYDSMSDMYSIGVIALELFQPFGTEMERVHTLGELRKGQVPNTLSKNCPILAKYIRLLTSSGPSIRPSACQLLQSDIFSTNDMVIHSLKRKIDEQEEELVQLRRKISELQISQNAKHSPEKT, from the exons ATGGATTCCGATGAATATGACATTATGGACTTAATTGCTAAAGTTATTGCTGAAG TCTCAAACTCCGACAATAACTGTGAGGTGCTGCTGGTGGGGAAACAGTACCCATCAATCCAGGAATTTGCTTCTGCCATTCCCAACCAACTACTCCTGGGATCCCTACTGGAACACTTGTGCTTTGTTTACCAGAGTGACCCTACACGTTCACGCATGCTGTTCAAGG TGATAGGCCAGCGTTTAGCAGCCATGAACCTCCTCTCTCCATTGGCCATCAGTGATGAGTTTAGCACAGTTCGTCTGCAGCACAACCGGGCATTCAGAGAGCTCCTGCATGCAACCAGCCCTTCACTTTTTCCGCAG GATCATCGATACTTGAGTGCAGAAGGCCAGACTCTAAG AACCAAAGATGGTCTTTTCCAAGCCCAAACATCCCGTTACCTTAGTGAATTTGAAGAAATCGCAAAACTGGGTAAAGGATCATATGGCATAGTGTTTAAG gttacaaacaagCTGGATGGTCAGGAATACGCAGTgaaaaaaattctcatcaagaaaGTAACTAGAGATGACTGCATGAAGGTAAG gTTCTTAGAGAAGTTAAAGTGCTCTCTAGCCTTCAGCATCCAAACATCATTGGATATCACACTGCATGGATGGAGCATGTTCAGCCTACT ATCCCAAATCTCTTGTTTCTCAAATATTTCCAGCCTTAGAGAAATCTTCACAGAAAGAAGG ATTCAGTTTCACTTAATGCTTTATATACAAATGCAACTGTGTGAGCGATCCTTGAAAGACTGGATACAGGAGAGGAACACAAGAACTATGGAAGAACTGTCAATTTCACAAG ATCCTTGTGAGTCAGCTGACTGTGAACAAGCATTgaacatttttaagaaaatactTGAAGGAGTGGAATACATTCATTCCCGTGGAATTATGCACAGAGACCTAAAG cctAGAAACATTTTCCTTCATGGACCTGAATGCCATGTGAAAATAGGGGACTTCGGATTGGCATGCAAAAACATTATAATGGACAAACATGATCAGCTGCCCTACAACTCTAAAACTGTGAATACAG ACTTATCGCACACCCGTGGAGTGGGAACATTTGTTTACGCTGCACCTGAACAACTTGAGGGTTCTAACTATGATTCAATG TCAGATATGTATAGTATAGGAGTGATTGCGTTGGAGTTATTCCAGCCATTTGGGACTGAAATGGAACGTGTACACACACTTGGAGAACTGAGGAAGGGCCAGGTTCCTAATACGCTGTCCAAAAACTGTCCAATTTTGGCCAAGTATATCAGACTGCTGACCAGCTCTGGTCCTTCAATTAGACCAAGTGCATGCCAGTTACTACAGAGTGACATCTTCAGCACCAATGACATG GTTATCCACAGTTTAAAGCGCAAGATTGATGAGCAAGAAGAAGAACTCGTTCAGCTCAGGAGAAAGATCAGTGAGCTACAGATCTCTCAAAATGCAAAACACAGTCCAGAAAAGACATAA